The following proteins are encoded in a genomic region of Cydia fagiglandana chromosome 26, ilCydFagi1.1, whole genome shotgun sequence:
- the LOC134677519 gene encoding uncharacterized protein LOC134677519, which yields MAKPIRSSVRSMLFKIICNYNQVRHDENERLLEKKRILDEIIQATAGVDDENVRETIQKLASELKNVIDNNASESSYLEKVSTMTGASIRTLRTIKKEGSINQGQWNTPGKKRPRPPTVSRQF from the exons ATGGCTAAACCGATTAGAAGCAGTGTGAGGAGCATGTTATTTAAGATAATCTGTAACTATAATCAAGTTCGACACGACGAAAATGAGAGATTACTAGAAAAGAAGCGAATATTGGACGAAATCATTCAGGCGACCG cgGGCGTAGATGACGAAAATGTTAGAGAAACTATTCAAAAGCTAGCAAGCGAACTGAAGAATGTTATTGATAATAACGCATCAGAATCAAGTTATTTAGAGAAAGTGTCTACTATGACag gtgcAAGCATTCGTACACTACGCACAATTAAAAAAGAGGGTTCTATTAACCAAGGCCAATGGAATACGCCAGGGAAAAAACGACCCCGGCCACCAACTGTGTCTAGACAATTTTGA